A region from the Helcococcus ovis genome encodes:
- a CDS encoding GntR family transcriptional regulator, with protein sequence MKKVISIVKENLDFNSSKTLKESVYEAFRKSIVLGFIPAGTRINENECSELLNLSRTPIRYAMNQLTSENLVTRVPKIGIIVKGISIKDAHEIYEIRKWLDTLASIKAMEKMTEEDFDEMKKIIDEAYYYDELEEIDKVIKNFKKFNDFIYRKSDMKRLTAIVNQFKTYFKYFREISLLSDQRRKEAIFEHSMIYRGMKNRDINQITLITHEHLQHSQEFVISEMEKNHIE encoded by the coding sequence ATGAAGAAAGTAATTAGTATTGTAAAAGAAAATTTAGATTTCAATTCTTCAAAAACTTTAAAAGAATCTGTTTATGAAGCCTTTAGAAAAAGTATAGTTTTAGGATTTATTCCGGCTGGAACTCGTATTAATGAAAATGAGTGTTCAGAATTGTTGAATTTATCAAGAACTCCAATCAGATATGCTATGAATCAACTTACAAGTGAGAATTTAGTCACAAGGGTGCCTAAAATAGGTATAATTGTAAAAGGAATAAGTATCAAAGATGCTCATGAAATATATGAAATACGTAAATGGTTAGATACACTGGCATCCATAAAGGCAATGGAAAAAATGACAGAGGAAGATTTTGATGAGATGAAAAAAATAATAGATGAAGCCTATTATTATGATGAATTAGAAGAAATAGATAAAGTTATTAAAAATTTTAAGAAATTCAATGATTTTATTTATAGAAAAAGTGATATGAAAAGATTAACGGCTATAGTTAATCAATTTAAGACTTATTTTAAATATTTTAGAGAAATTTCTCTTTTATCTGATCAAAGAAGAAAAGAAGCAATTTTTGAACATTCTATGATTTACAGAGGAATGAAAAATAGAGATATAAATCAGATTACATTAATAACTCATGAACATCTACAGCATTCTCAAGAATTTGTTATTTCGGAAATGGAGAAAAACCACATTGAATAA